TAATCACCGGCGCTCAAACCTACGACCAGATGCTCGATTGGGCCCAAGAAGGCGACAACTCTAGCGTCGATATGCTAGTTGGGGATATTTATGGAACAGACTATAGCAAAATTGGTTTGAAATCCTCCGCTATTGCCAGTTCATTTGGCAAGGTTTTCCAGAATAGAGTCACTTCTAACAAACCCTTGGCAAATAATGACGATGACATATGCTGTTCGCATGAATCtattgagaaaaataatggacaaatgttcaaaaaccCTGATATTTGTAAAAGCCTTTTATTTGCCATTTCGAACAATATCGGGCAAATAGCTTATTTGCAAGCTAAAATCCACAATATAcagaatatatattttgGAGGATCTTACACTAGAGGACATTTAACTACTATGAACACTTTGAGTTATGCTATTAATTTTTGGTCTCAAGGATCAAAGCAAGCGTTCTTTCTCAAACACGAAGGCTACTTGGGTGCAATGGGTGCCTTTTTAAGCGCATCTCGTCATTAATCTACTAAGATAGCTGATACGTAGAtagatttctttttatttgctGGTATTATTACATACATCTTATCTAAACTTGATCTATTCATTTGTTAGCTCGCCTATGATATTATCCATCACctcaaaaatttgtattCTGTTATTATTTCGATACTTATCGTTAAATTTACTGCTCACTTCAACATTTGTCACTATATTTCCgcctttcttttgtaaaataGTAATATCTTTTATCATCGgtcttttcaaatcactCAAAGAGACGACTATTATATATTTCGTGTCCTTTATCTCAAATTGGACTTTACCAAGTTGAGTAAAAATTTCGAAGTTCAAAATAGTCGCTTTTGATCCTTTGAACAGGAAATATTTCTCCCAAAATTTTACCAGTAAGTTGACTGACTGACATAATTCTGACTCCTTGGCGGTTGAATGCTCTGAATCGTCTTTCTGTCTttgctttccttttcttattaTCCGACTTTTAGCTTCGTGCGCTTCCTTAAGTTCCTTTGTTAAGCTTTGATTTTGCTTTTGTAACGAAAGCAGATTTTGCCAATTCGTGTATGTTTCCTCCACAAAATCATTCGAATCGCCAGGATTCAATACGGGATCTTTATCCGTGGAAATATTGTCATCCCCTTTGTTTGTAAAACGTTTCAATTCGTTAAGcgaatcccaacaattttcaatatcaccTGTGGTCTCCAAATAAAGTTCATTTAACAAGTCTTGTTTTTCGGCAAATTTGTGGCCAGTCTCCTGGATTTCGGTTTTAATTTGTTCTATTTTAGTTTCGTAAACAGTCGAAATCTCATTTTTTACATGATTAACCTTCTCATTCAGTTTCACAAATTCAGGGTCTTTTTCAGACTTTAACTGTAGTGGCTTCGTCGAAGATAAAGTAAACCTGAAAAAATAGTCCAGGGTCTCCTGTTCTAAATAGGTCAACTTCAATAACTCCATTAGATTGTTAAACTCTTTGATCTTCACACCTAAGATTCTAGGGTTAATGTACACCTCTTTTTCCCCAGCATCCGAGTCTTTATCGTTTCTAAGAGGATTAACAAACTTATTCTCTTCGTTTATTGCCAGAATGCTCGAAGATATTTCATGCAATGTATTTTTGAGTCTTAGCTCTTGGTTATTTAAGATTTCTTCGCTGCTCAGAGCAACAGTATCTTCAATGCCTCTTAAAACCGTCTCATAATCCTTTGTGCTTACGCTTTCCGCATCCATTTCTTCTAGTGGCTTTTGTCTATCAAAACTGTATCTTGtgcttattttttctctaacaattgatttcttttttctttttcttggcgtTGTTTATTCTTCTGCACTTAAACACGACGCGACGTATACGCGATCTTTAACATTCTAAATTGTTTTGAACTAGTCGCTCAATATTTGTCTAAAGCAGTAATTTATTAAGGCAATAAACGCTAGATTCACATCGTATTAGCACACACAAGTTGACCTAATTGTTATTCGTTCCTGAACTGAAAGCCACTGTTCGCGCAAGCGATGTTACGTTACCTTTAATTGGCGGGTATTTGCAGATACTGTCAAAATAGCAATGAAGCAGGATAATATCGGTTCCCTCCGTCCTAGCATACTTGGCACTGCATATCAATCTAGTTACTCAACAGATTGAGcatttgaataaaattCTAAGGCTACAACAAAGTAGGACCGAGACGAGTCGACATATGCAACCCCCCGGAGAGTATTCCCAACTACTACTGAAATCATTCCTATTATGTAAATAAAGCGTACTGTAAATAAACAATCCCgtgcaaaaaaagaggcTGAAAATGTGTGGTCACTTCGTGGACGTTTTCCACAATGTATCGCCATTTTTCTGCACTAGCTTATAGAAGGTCAAAGGTAAACTAGTTACTCATTGGTTGGTCCGTCCCAATTTTCTCTAAATTTCCAGATTTTTCGCACTGTAGATCGTGACACATATTAGCTGTTGACACTTTATCCTTGCTAGAATAATAGAAGTTTAGGtctataaaaaatataacgTTTAGTTGATTAAACGTTATATATACTTCTAGttcaataagaaaataaattTGATTGCCATTACAGCGAGCCGccttgatatatatatttaccGTTCTAAACGTTTCGTTTCTAACTATCCTAAAAATGATAGGTTTTGGATACTTATAGTTGTGTTTTAATGTatagaaaatgatgaaaaaatttcgttcttatacttatttcttcaaagcgTTGATGGATCTGACAGCGGTGGAATGGGCAGAGGCCGGATTTACGCCTGTCACCAATTTTCCGTCTGTAATGGAGTAATCATCCCAAGGACCAATCGGAGCAAGATATTTAGCGCCATACTTCTTGGCAATGTCTTCAACAGTTGCCAAGTCCTTAGCTTTCAGGATATTATCGACGCCCAAAATGGTTTCGCCGATATCAGTAAAACCAGTTATTGATTTACCCTCAATCAATGGCTTCCCGGTTTTTTTGTCGGTTAAGCCATCGAAAATAGCAGGACCGTGGCAGACTGCTGCGATGACACCTCCATTAGCATAAACTTCAGACGCAATGTCTTGCAAGTCTTTGGCTTTTGGATAATCAAATAAAGTACCATGACCAGCAgatgcaaagaaaattttgtacTCGTCAGAATTGACTTCTTTTGGAGTTTTGACCTTAGCCAGTGCCATATTGAAGTCGGaacttttgttttcgaAATCAACCCTATCTTGTCCGTTCAGGAAATCCCTAGCCAAGGAGTGTTCATCCCAACCAAACTTGCCGGTCTCGGATACAAAATCAACCTCaaaaccttcttttctgaAAGTGTTGAATGGATGCAAAGCTTCCACTACAAAGACACCAGTTTTGCTGCCGTCACTGTAGAAAACATCGTTATATGAAGTAAGAGCTAGTAAGACCTTCTTTGGAGACATTGTATTTCTGAGTGACTATTTTTGTATGATTGCTCAGGAGAGATACTGAGTACGAGAATCATAATATGgtatatcaaaaatttactGAACAACAAAGAGATCCATGTATTTCTCTTTATGTATGCCTACATTGAAGTTTCAAACGGAGGTGGCAATAAAGGATCCGTCCATCCCTTGAGATTTTTACGAAAGCCTTGGATGTGGCCCCTATGCCAAGCTATTTGGCCCCGCTACTAATCGGAAGACTTTCAAGCTGTGATTACGTAACGCCATTTTCCCTCTTTTCTTGTCATTTAAGTCCCGAAAAGGGATTTATGGATCCGTGTGACGAAAAGGCCGCAGCCTCATGAAGATTCCATTCTTTACACGTTAGTCAGCAGGTGTCACTAATATATTTCATATGGCCAAGAAAAACTCTGTCTTGCACAACGGGTAGAAGCACTTTTAAAGAAACTTACGGGTTTTTAAGGCCTTAACTGAAAGTTATTTCTGTATCGTTGTACATCAAACACAACTTCGTATTATTGGTAAGCGTAGTTCAATTCCGCACTTTTCTAACACTCAAAGGAAACAATGGAATCATTTAGtcgtttcttctttttatatttcGAACGCCTACAATCATGAACCAATCATGGAACACACCAAAACTGTTACGTAACAATATACACTAATAGGCAGCAGCAGCGATATTTTTCCCAGGAAGAACCAGTTCGCGGAGAAAACTTCCGTGAATAAGGTCTTTATAATGAGAGAACTTGacttctcttttctttgcgGCTTTTCTAATCTCTTCCTGAAAGTACCTTCTATCGAATCTAAGTATGTGAGCGCTGGCGCCTGCTCTTTGTTTTATTGCTTATTAGATACAAACTGTCCAAAACATCAACATTAATTGTGTATAGAACACGCGTTTTTCTTGGAACTACCCCTAACTATCGTTTTCCAGAAGTAGGCACAGAATCATTTTCGAGGAATGATTTTTAAATGGGTGAAAGCAGCGCATTTTTCACAAACAAATGATCAGTGTATGATTCCTGACTTTTCTGGGTATATATTATTACATATAGATACGTTATTAATTTGTTATATGCTGCTAAAATTGAGCAATCCTAATATTACACACAATACTTGATAACCATTCAgatgttgaaaagattCGATACCTTCTTTTGAGGAGTAAACAATCCACAGTCAGCCTCACAAAAGGTTGCACCTCCATATCGTTCGTTAACATCGCTTACAAGAAGATAAGAGCAGCGAGGGCAGCGCCTATCAAACCAGTACCAGCAGTGATAGAATCAGCTGCGCCAGTAAAGTTTATGACTTGAGCAGTGGTGGACGATTTAGCATTAGCCAATGTCTCAACAGTGGTGGTTGGGACTTTGGCAACGGAAGATTCAACTTCTGGGCTGGCGGAAGAAGTTGGTGCCCAGCTGTTGCTACCCTCACCAGTCCACACAAAAGTAGCGTCTTGAGTGACAGTCTTTGTGTAGGCGTGACCGTTCTTAGTGGCAGTAATAACGGTAGTGATACTAGAACCAGAGCCTTCACGAGCAGAAGAAGTTTCAGCAACAAATGCAGAGGAAGGTTGAATAGCAGAGGTAGCAGATGATTTGATAATTGATGATTCAGCAGCGGGAATTTCGGAAGCCGTTGTTGCAGCAGCAGAAGAGGCATCAACAATAGAAGAAGTTCTAACTTTAGAAGCCGCAGCATTGGAAgatttagaaaaagaaggagttTCGGTAATAGAAGAACCTTCAGTAGTAGAAGAGGCTTCAGAAATAGTAGAGGCTTCAGTAATAGAAGATGTTTCAGCAGGGGTACGTTCACCTTCACCCGTCCACACGAAGGTGGCATCTTGAGTGACAGTTTTGGTGTAGACGTTACCGTTCTTAGTGGCGGTGATCACCTTAGTGATACTAGAGCCGGAGCCTTCATCAGCAGAAGAAGTTTCAGCAACAGGCGCAGCAGAGGCTTCCACTGGAGCAGATGTCGCAGCGGCTCCATAATCACCTTCACCGGTCCACACGAAGGTGGCATCTTGGGTAACAGTCTTGGTGTAGGCGTGACCGTTCTTAGTGGCAGTGATCACTTTAGTGATACTAGAGCCGGAGCCTTCATCAGCAGAAGAAGTTTCAGCAACAAGTGCAGCAGAGGCTTCCGCTGGGGCAGATGTCGCAACGGCATATTCACCTTCACCGGTCCACACGAAGGTGGCATCTTGGGTAACAGTCTTGGTGTAGGCGTGACCGTTCTTAGTGGCAGTGATCACTTTAGTGATACTAGAGCCGGAGCCTTCATCAGCAGAAGAAGTTTCAGCAACAAGTGCAGCAGAGGCTTCCGCTGGGGCAGATGTCGCAACGGCATATTCACCTTCACCGGTCCACACGAAGGTGGCATCTTGGGTAACAGTCTTGGTGTAGACGTTACCGTTCTTAGTGGCGGTGATCACCTTAGTGATACTAGAGCCGGAGCCTTCATCAGCAGAGGCAGTTTCAGCAACAGGTGCAGCAGAGGCTTCCACTGGAGCAGATGTCGCAGCGGCTCCATAATCACCTTCACCAGTCCAAACGAAGGTGGCATCTTGGGTGACAGTCTTAGTATAGACGTGACCATTCTTGGTAGCAGTAATGGTAGTGGTAACACTCTCACCAAGCGCGGCAGCGGCAACAGCGGATAAAGCTAAAGCGGAAgaaagtttcattttcaggTGTTgttattaatatttttatttaagCGAATGACAGAAGTTGTTGGTATTAGATCAGATAATTAGGTAGATTGCAATAGTTCAAACAATCTTCGATTTaaatatacaaaaaaattagtttcaaaaatagtaTACGAACGCCAAATGATAGGTGAAGGCCACTTTTCGCACCCTTTCTTGGGATCTCGGCTGTTCAGCCCTGAGATGTCTGTCATTGCATAAGTTCAAAATGCGACAGCGCGGTGAAATACAAACAGGGTGCGCCAAACAGGGTGCAGGGCATAGTTAAAAGTAGAAGTGTGTAAGATGCTTGAGCACCACTTGCTATTAGCGATTATTCACTTTCTATCTCGTTTACACCGTAACATATTTCGCGCCAATGACCACTAAAAGGACCCACGGTCGATTCCTCGGAAATACTTCAGCTTGTcaatcattttcatctctAAAAAACGATCAACCGCTACAcattttctcttgaaaGTATTTCTATGGATATAACGACTACTGTAGACTGATGTAGAGAAGTTGTTGACATTGTTTTGCCGtataattttctttataattTTCTCCTGTTTCTCATTtaaagtttcttcttggtGAGTCCTTTAGGATTAGATAACTTGTGAGAACAGCTATAGCTTAATGCGTTCCAAGGAGCTCTGCATGGcaatagaaataaaagaaaaatcaaaatctaCTAGAATCGTTTTGCTATCTCTAAGCAAATGACCAGGTAGTACATAAGAATTATCACATTGTCTGAAGTCTACTTTTCAATGCTTTAAAGTTCTGTTTATTATGGATGAACGAAATTGACAATTTTATAGACATGCGATGAGCCGTGCGATCCAGTCATGGGAAATAAGGCAGAATAACTTCAAGTCCGCTTCAAAAGGATCCTTCAAGATACAGAAGGGAATAAGCGCGTGCTTGAACCGTGCTTGGGTGGTTGCACAGAACGATATTTAATTTTAATCGGCTAATAAGGTCCATCCGTTTAAGGAAGTCAAACCCAATGAGAATTGTGCACGTGCATACAGCGACAGCGCAGAACGATAGGGACGAGAGAAACTATTCTTAATGTGCTACTAAATAATCACTCCAATTTGAAGCGAGTCTCAAGCAAAGGCCTGAGAGGCCAtcaaaatccaaaaaaaagtcaacAGGATGCTAAAGTAAAGAGAAGGTCATgcagtaaaaaaaagatgggCTGATTCAAATGGCAAGAATAGCTCTGATACTACAATCTATAGAGTTCCAAAGTCATTGCATTAGCACAACTATATCCCGTAAAAGCCATCGATTCAGCAACTGCACATGCTAAAGAGACTAGGCGTAAACGTTGGAAGAGAAATTGTGTACTGTATGAAACTTGACAACTCCACTAACGTACGACCTTAAAATATTTAAGAGACGGCACTGAGTAAGGTGACGAAGTAACGCTCCTACTGGTAGAGTCCAATTCAGCAGTGTAAAACAGTGTTTGATACTGCAATTGATGTCATCTAAAATCTCAATGTTGAGAACCTGAAAATGAACCGGTTGCCAGAACAGCATGACGGAGTGAGGGACCAATGCACCACCCGACGCCCAGAGCCGGAAGTACGGCGATCTCACTACGATGAAAGAACTCTGCAACAGTTCGCTATGCCGCTGTCTACTCCGACAAAAGGGCGAAACTGGTGCAGAAGAGCTCTGCGTAATTTGCTGTGGTTACAGAAGGCGACCTCAAGAAGCGCTGCAAGCACCTCCAATAGGCGATTTTCATCGGAAAACAGTTTCGAGATAGTCAAAAACGAG
This is a stretch of genomic DNA from Saccharomyces kudriavzevii IFO 1802 strain IFO1802 genome assembly, chromosome: 4. It encodes these proteins:
- the FIT1 gene encoding Fit1p (similar to Saccharomyces cerevisiae FIT1 (YDR534C)), with the protein product MKLSSALALSAVAAAALGESVTTTITATKNGHVYTKTVTQDATFVWTGEGDYGAAATSAPVEASAAPVAETASADEGSGSSITKVITATKNGNVYTKTVTQDATFVWTGEGEYAVATSAPAEASAALVAETSSADEGSGSSITKVITATKNGHAYTKTVTQDATFVWTGEGEYAVATSAPAEASAALVAETSSADEGSGSSITKVITATKNGHAYTKTVTQDATFVWTGEGDYGAAATSAPVEASAAPVAETSSADEGSGSSITKVITATKNGNVYTKTVTQDATFVWTGEGERTPAETSSITEASTISEASSTTEGSSITETPSFSKSSNAAASKVRTSSIVDASSAAATTASEIPAAESSIIKSSATSAIQPSSAFVAETSSAREGSGSSITTVITATKNGHAYTKTVTQDATFVWTGEGSNSWAPTSSASPEVESSVAKVPTTTVETLANAKSSTTAQVINFTGAADSITAGTGLIGAALAALIFL
- the KRE28 gene encoding Kre28p (similar to Saccharomyces cerevisiae KRE28 (YDR532C); ancestral locus Anc_1.19), whose amino-acid sequence is MDAESVSTKDYETVLRGIEDTVALSSEEILNNQELRLKNTLHEISSSILAINEENKFVNPLRNDKDSDAGEKEVYINPRILGVKIKEFNNLMELLKLTYLEQETLDYFFRFTLSSTKPLQLKSEKDPEFVKLNEKVNHVKNEISTVYETKIEQIKTEIQETGHKFAEKQDLLNELYLETTGDIENCWDSLNELKRFTNKGDDNISTDKDPVLNPGDSNDFVEETYTNWQNLLSLQKQNQSLTKELKEAHEAKSRIIRKGKQRQKDDSEHSTAKESELCQSVNLLVKFWEKYFLFKGSKATILNFEIFTQLGKVQFEIKDTKYIIVVSLSDLKRPMIKDITILQKKGGNIVTNVEVSSKFNDKYRNNNRIQIFEVMDNIIGELTNE
- the HSP31 gene encoding glutathione-independent methylglyoxalase (similar to Saccharomyces cerevisiae HSP31 (YDR533C)), whose translation is MSPKKVLLALTSYNDVFYSDGSKTGVFVVEALHPFNTFRKEGFEVDFVSETGKFGWDEHSLARDFLNGQDRVDFENKSSDFNMALAKVKTPKEVNSDEYKIFFASAGHGTLFDYPKAKDLQDIASEVYANGGVIAAVCHGPAIFDGLTDKKTGKPLIEGKSITGFTDIGETILGVDNILKAKDLATVEDIAKKYGAKYLAPIGPWDDYSITDGKLVTGVNPASAHSTAVRSINALKK